CAAGGAACTAGGCAAAGAACCTTCCTTACAGTACTAGTAATTTTATACCACTTATGAGCAATCAACTTTCGGATAGGATTAATAGCGTAACTCCATCCGCTACATTAGAAATGGCCGCTAAGGCCAGAGAATTAAGAGCTTCAGGAAAAGATATCATAGGATTAAGTCTTGGTGAACCTGATTTTGATATTCCGGATTACATTAAGGCAGCCGCGATACAAGCGGTAAACGATGGGTATAATTCGTATACCCCGGTGGATGGATATGTAGAATTGAAAAATGCTATTATCGCTAAGTTCAAACGTGATAACGTTTTATCTTATCAGGCTCCTCAAATAGTGGTTTCTACGGGTGCCAAACAGTCTCTTTATAATGTTGCGCAAGTAATTTTAAACAAAGGGGATGAAGTCATACTTCCCTGCCCCTATTGGGTTAGCTATTCGGATATAGTAAAACTTGCCGATGGTGTACCCGTAGAAGTTCCCACTACTTTAGAAAATGACTTCAAAATGACTGCTGAGCAATTAGAGGCCGCCATTACTCCAAAAACCAGGATGCTATGGTATAGCTCTCCCTGTAACCCTAGCGGTTCTATATATAGCAAGGAAGAACTTCGTTCTTTAGCAGATGTTCTACAAAAGCACCCTCAAATTATCGTGGTTAGTGATGAGATATATGAACATATAAATTATGGAGTGACGGCTCACGCCTCCATGGCCGAGTTTGAAGATATGTACGACCGCACCGTTACGGTTAATGGTGTGGCAAAGGCTTTTGCGATGACAGGGTGGCGTATTGGTTACATCGGTGCACCCGCCTACATTGCCCGTGCCTGTAACAAATTACAAGGTCAGGTCACCAGTGGAGCCAATTGCATCGCGCAACGTGCCGTAATTACTGCTTTAGAGGAATCCCCAGATCGTATTAAATATATGGTGGATGAGTTTAAAGAGCGAAGAAAATTGATTTTGGACCTTTTAAAGGATATCGACGGATTCAAGTGCAACGAACCTGAAGGCGCTTTTTATGTTTATCCGGATGTAACGGCATATTTCGGTAAAACCTTGAACGGATCCAAAATTAACAACGCTTCCGATTTTTCGATGTATCTATTGGAACATGCCAACGTCGCTACAGTAACCGGCGATGCTTTTGGTAATGGAAATTGCATTCGTATTTCCTACGCAGCTTCTGAAAAGGAGATTAGAGAGGCCATTGCAAGGATTAAGGAAGTGGTTTCATAGACCCCTAATTCTTATAACGTTTAAGAAACCCTAAGACTTGTTAGAATTTTGGGTTTTTTTTATGTCCTTTTCCAGAAATAGGGAGTGAGCAAGATAAGCACCGTAAAGAGTTCCAACCTCCCGGCTAACATTAGAAAACCGCACCACCATTTCGCCAGTGCAGGAAGTCCGTTAAAGTTGCTTACCGGATTAAGACTACCTAATGCAGGGCCTACATTACCCAATGAGGAAGCAGCGCCCCCAATAGCAGATTCAAAATCTAATCCTAAAAATCCAAGAACAAGCGCACCAATAACGAACAACAACATGTATAAAACAAAAAATCCAATAATATTATAAACAATTTCCACCTTAATTGTTTTGTTATTATAGCGTACGGGAATGATAGCATTGGTGTGTAATGTCCGTTTAAATTCTAACACCCCATTTTTTATAATCAATAAATGCCGCATCACTTTTATACCGCCAGATGTAGAGCCGGCGGAACCCCCTAAAAAGAATAGTCCAAAGAAAAATATGGTCAAGAAAGGTGTCCATGCGGTGAAATCAGCACTTACAAATCCTGTTGTGGTCACTATGGCCACAACCTGAAAAAGTCCGTGTCTAAAAGAACTTTCCAACTTCCCAAGCACCATAGGATAGCCTGGAGTAAGTTCAGTGATATGAGCTTGAAAATAAATAACCAACGCCACCAAAATAGTGGCAGACACAACGAACAAAGCGTAAAACTTAAACTCCTCGTCCTTTAATACCTTTTGCACCTTTCCTTTGAAAGCAAAGTAGCTCATCACAAAATTGGTTCCCGCTAAGAACATGAAGAATATAACAATATATTGAATCAATGGCCGATCGTTCCAATAAGCCAAGCTAGCATTTTTCGTTGAAAATCCACCAGTAGATAGCGTTGACAACGCATGGTTCGCAGCATCAAAAAACGACATTCCCGCTAACTTCAATAGTAAAGTTTCCGCTACGGTATATCCAAAATAAATTAGCCATAACCGTTTTGCAGTATCCGTAATTCTTGGGTGTAGTTTATCCGAACTAGGCCCTGGTGCTTCTGCGGCGAATAGTTGCATGCCACCAATCCCCAAAAGTGGCAAAATGGCAATAGCCAAAACTATTATTCCCATGCCCCCTATCCAATGGGTAAGACTACGCCATAAAAGAATACCCTCAGGGAGGGCCTCTATATCATTTACCACTGAAGCTCCTGTGGTCGTATATCCTGAAATAGTTTCAAAAAAAGCATTAGTGATGTCAGGAATGGCACCGGAAAACAAATAAGGTAGCATTCCAGAAATAGACATAACTATCCACCCAAATGTCACAATGATATAGCCCTCTTTTTGCTTGACCTCCTTTCGGTGACCTCTCGTGTAGTACATGGCGAAAGTTCCCACGAACATGGTACTTACAGCTGCGAGCGTTATGCTCAATGTAGCACCGTCCTCATAAATACCACTAACTACTGCGGCCAAAAGCATAAATCCTCCGTTACACAGAAGCAGTAGGCCCATCAAATGAAATATAATCCTTGAGTTAAGGCGCATATTAAAGGAACATTCGTTCTATTTTTGGAATTTCGGTAGGCAAGCAACAGACTACTACCCTGTCTCCAGGTTTTATTTCGAATCCACCAAGGGCAATAATTCCTTCACCGTCCCTAACCACACCACCAATAGTAGCCGATTTTGGAAAGTTCAATTCCCTTATAGTGGAGCCTGTAACTTTGGAGTCCTTTTTTACGATAAATTCCAAAATTTCGGCGTTTAAATTATTCAATCGCATCAGCGCAACGACTTCTCCTCTTCTAATATGCCTGAATATATTGTTCGCAGCCAATAATTTTTTGTTAATCAAAGTATCGATTCCAATTGATTGTGACAATTGGAAATAATCCATATTCTCCACCAACGCAATTGTTTTTTTGATGTGTTTGGATTTAGCTACCAAACAGGACATGATGTTCGTTTCAGAGTTACCGGTAACCGCGATAAACGCATCCATAGATTCTAGACTTTCTTCATCTAAAAGTTCTACATTCCTACCATCACCATTGATGACCAAAGCGTTGGGCAGGTCATCAGCTAAATCAAACGCTTTCTCCTTATTTTTTTCAATAAGCTTCACATTAAATTTATTAGCACATAAATCCCTCGCTGTTTTGAACCCCACTTTGCTACCCCCAGGATCATGACATTCTTAATATCCTCTTTTTTCTTTCCCGTTAACTTGTATAGCTCGTCAACACCCTCCTTGACCGTAATAAAGTAGACTTGATCGCCCTCCTTAAAAATAGTATCCCCCCTCGGTATTACCGTAAACTGAGTACCCATTCGCTGTAATGCTATGGGCATGAAGTGTAATTCCGGAAAGATATTAGCAGCCTCCTTTACCATTTTCCCCACAAAGGGTGCAGATTTAGGTAATGAAACTCCGACCATTATTAACTTACCTTCCTCAAATTCGTATGTATCGTTAAAGGCAGACTTATTCAATAACAATTGTATTTCCGTCGCAGCAAGTTCCTCAGGCGAAATTAATTCATCAATACCCAAACTGGAAAATTTTAGAATATCCTTGTGCTCTACAAACTCCGTGTTAGATATTCTTGCGATGGTGCGCTCGCAGCCCAATTGTTTGGCCAAAATGCATAAGGTAATATTCGTAGTCTCAGATGAAGTCACGCCAATAACCAAATTGGATTGCCCAACCTGTGCATCCCTAAGTACGGAAATGGAAGTGGCATCGCCACGCAGTACCCGGATATCTAAATGATTATCCGCATAAGCGAGACTCTCTTTATGTGTATCTATAAGGGTTATATCCTGAGATTCGTAGGATAGTAATTTAGCCAAATGAAACCCTACCTCACCAGCCCCGGCAATTATAATCTTCATCTAATGTATTACGTTGTATATTTTTGAGATACGAAAGCTATTTTTTTTGTTCTTTCGTTGTGAAATTTCAGAAAAAGAATCTCAAAAATTCACAAATTTTACGCGGCAAAATTACATAATTTAATTAGCTTTTCATTTATTTTCAATCTTTTAACCTTCTACCCAATTGTAATTTAAAATCAAAGCTCGAGTTAAGCATGGGCTATATTGTATCTTTGCCAAAAATTTGTTCATGGCAGAGAAAGTTAAGCCCTATAAGAATTCCGAACTGGGCAAAAAGGAACAGGTCACTCAAATGTTCGATACGATTTCTAAGGATTACGATGGCTTAAATAGGGTCATTTCTTTTGGTATCGATATAAAATGGCGCAAAAGAGTTGTAGCACTATTGCAGAAGGAAAAACCTAGAAAAATTTTGGATATAGCTACTGGTACCGGAGATTTGGCCATTGCACTAACCAAGACCGGTGCGGAAAAAATTGTTGGACTGGATATTTCTCCTGGTATGCTAGCCGTTGGAAAAGAGAAAGTACAAGATAAAAATCTGGACAGTATTATAGAAATGGTCGTGGGAGACAGTGAGAATCTCTCATTTCAAGACAATTCTTTCGATGCGGTTACCGTATCTTTTGGAGTACGGAACTTTGAAACACTGGAAACTGGTCTGTCAGAAATTTTAAGGGTGCTCAGACCCAATGGAACGCTGGTCGTTCTAGAAACAGCCGTTCCGGTTAAAACTCCTTTTAAGCAAGGATATCAATTTTATACGAAAAATGTACTACCACTTATAGGTAAAATATTTTCCAAGGATGATTCTGCCTATGGCTATTTATCTAAATCTGCCTCTGTTTTCCCCCATGGCGAAAACTTCAACAATATTTTACGCAAAATTGGGTTTATAGATGTAACTAACAGACCCCAAACATTTGGGGTTGCATCAATTTACATCGCCAAAAAAAGAGGTTGAAACTCAATAGGGTTCATGCCCTTGCCGATGAATAATTGATTGACGTAATTGCATCTAGATGAAGAAATGGTTTTTGATGGGAATGGGGCTTTTATTTTTGACCCCTTCACTTAGCGCCCAATTTAACGAGCGCCCTATTCTTAACAAAGAAAATGAGGATAAGAAATTATTGAACTGGGGGTATTTCTTAGGTTTTAATCAATATGATTTTAAGTTTGATTACATTGATAATGCCCAAGATATCTTGGTGAGCAAAAGTTTAGGGTTCAATGTGGGTCTTATTGGGGAGTTGCGCTTAAATGAGTTTCTAGACCTGCGTCTAGAGCCTGGTCTGCATTACACCTCTAGAGAACTTGGATTTCCGGGATTTGATGAGGAGAGAGAGGCGATCAGAGAGGTAAAGTCTACTTACATTAATTTTCCACTGTTATTGAAAGCCAGCACCAGACGGTTAGGAAATTGGAAGCCATTTGTTATAGGTGGCGGTTCCATGACATTGAACCTGGGCAGTAACGAAGATAGTCTAGACGATAACAGCGCAGGAACTTTTCGTATGACCAAATGGGTCTACAATTACGAACTTGGCTTCGGCATCGATTTTTATCTGGAATACTTTAAGTTTAGTCCATCTATACGCGGTGTGTTCGCTATCAACGATGAACTAATTCGGGACAACGACCCAAATAGTCCTTGGACCAGCAACGTGGCTGCAATGAGAACCCGAGGCATATTCATCAACTTTACTTTTGAGTAGTTCAGCGGTCCCTGCCCATTACAAATGTTGTTAGGCTTACTCTCTTCTAATTTCGTTCAATAGAATTGATGTAGCAGTAGCGACATTAAGACTTTCAGCAGTTTTTGAACCATACTGCGGAATTGCAATGGTATGCTCACAAAACTCTTTAATCCGCCCTGAAATGCCTTTTCCCTCATTTCCCATTATCAATACGCCCTTTTCGGGAAGTTTGGTTTGCGAAATGGATGTACCACTCATAAACGAACCATATATTGGAAGTTGAACCGATTGAAGGAACTCCGCTAAATCCAGATAAACTATGTTGACCCTTGTTATGGAACCCATTGTGGCCTGAAGTACTTTGGGATTATAGCAATCTACGGTA
This sequence is a window from Maribacter aestuarii. Protein-coding genes within it:
- a CDS encoding pyridoxal phosphate-dependent aminotransferase → MSNQLSDRINSVTPSATLEMAAKARELRASGKDIIGLSLGEPDFDIPDYIKAAAIQAVNDGYNSYTPVDGYVELKNAIIAKFKRDNVLSYQAPQIVVSTGAKQSLYNVAQVILNKGDEVILPCPYWVSYSDIVKLADGVPVEVPTTLENDFKMTAEQLEAAITPKTRMLWYSSPCNPSGSIYSKEELRSLADVLQKHPQIIVVSDEIYEHINYGVTAHASMAEFEDMYDRTVTVNGVAKAFAMTGWRIGYIGAPAYIARACNKLQGQVTSGANCIAQRAVITALEESPDRIKYMVDEFKERRKLILDLLKDIDGFKCNEPEGAFYVYPDVTAYFGKTLNGSKINNASDFSMYLLEHANVATVTGDAFGNGNCIRISYAASEKEIREAIARIKEVVS
- a CDS encoding TrkH family potassium uptake protein; amino-acid sequence: MRLNSRIIFHLMGLLLLCNGGFMLLAAVVSGIYEDGATLSITLAAVSTMFVGTFAMYYTRGHRKEVKQKEGYIIVTFGWIVMSISGMLPYLFSGAIPDITNAFFETISGYTTTGASVVNDIEALPEGILLWRSLTHWIGGMGIIVLAIAILPLLGIGGMQLFAAEAPGPSSDKLHPRITDTAKRLWLIYFGYTVAETLLLKLAGMSFFDAANHALSTLSTGGFSTKNASLAYWNDRPLIQYIVIFFMFLAGTNFVMSYFAFKGKVQKVLKDEEFKFYALFVVSATILVALVIYFQAHITELTPGYPMVLGKLESSFRHGLFQVVAIVTTTGFVSADFTAWTPFLTIFFFGLFFLGGSAGSTSGGIKVMRHLLIIKNGVLEFKRTLHTNAIIPVRYNNKTIKVEIVYNIIGFFVLYMLLFVIGALVLGFLGLDFESAIGGAASSLGNVGPALGSLNPVSNFNGLPALAKWWCGFLMLAGRLELFTVLILLTPYFWKRT
- the ubiE gene encoding bifunctional demethylmenaquinone methyltransferase/2-methoxy-6-polyprenyl-1,4-benzoquinol methylase UbiE, translating into MAEKVKPYKNSELGKKEQVTQMFDTISKDYDGLNRVISFGIDIKWRKRVVALLQKEKPRKILDIATGTGDLAIALTKTGAEKIVGLDISPGMLAVGKEKVQDKNLDSIIEMVVGDSENLSFQDNSFDAVTVSFGVRNFETLETGLSEILRVLRPNGTLVVLETAVPVKTPFKQGYQFYTKNVLPLIGKIFSKDDSAYGYLSKSASVFPHGENFNNILRKIGFIDVTNRPQTFGVASIYIAKKRG
- a CDS encoding porin family protein, with product MKKWFLMGMGLLFLTPSLSAQFNERPILNKENEDKKLLNWGYFLGFNQYDFKFDYIDNAQDILVSKSLGFNVGLIGELRLNEFLDLRLEPGLHYTSRELGFPGFDEEREAIREVKSTYINFPLLLKASTRRLGNWKPFVIGGGSMTLNLGSNEDSLDDNSAGTFRMTKWVYNYELGFGIDFYLEYFKFSPSIRGVFAINDELIRDNDPNSPWTSNVAAMRTRGIFINFTFE